One part of the Neisseria zalophi genome encodes these proteins:
- the argF gene encoding ornithine carbamoyltransferase, with translation MNLKNRHFLKLLDYTSAEIEHLLDLSAELKAAKKNGTEKQALTGKNIALIFEKTSTRTRCAFEVAAHDQGASVTYLEPGGSQIGHKESIKDTARVLGRMFDAIEYRGFSQNTIEELAKYAGVPVFNGLTDEFHPTQILADMLTMREHCQKPLREIAFAYMGDARFNMGNSLLLGGALLGMDVRIGAPRHLWPSEQLIKQAHEIAEQSGARILLTDNPQEAVKGVDYIHTDVWVSMGEPESVWKERIELLTPYQVNAKLMADAGNPNVKFMHCLPAFHNRETKIGEWIYQTFGMDGVEVTEDVFESKASVVFDQAENRMHTIKAALVSLLS, from the coding sequence ATGAATCTAAAAAATCGTCACTTCTTAAAATTGTTGGACTACACATCTGCCGAAATAGAACATTTGCTGGATTTATCTGCCGAGCTCAAAGCCGCCAAAAAAAACGGTACTGAAAAACAAGCCTTAACCGGCAAAAACATTGCCTTGATTTTTGAAAAAACCTCCACCCGTACCCGTTGCGCTTTCGAAGTTGCCGCCCACGACCAAGGCGCATCGGTAACCTATCTCGAACCCGGCGGCAGCCAAATCGGACACAAAGAAAGCATTAAAGACACCGCCCGCGTATTGGGCCGCATGTTTGATGCCATCGAATACCGGGGTTTCAGCCAAAACACGATTGAAGAGCTGGCCAAATATGCCGGCGTACCCGTATTCAACGGCCTGACCGACGAATTCCACCCCACTCAAATTCTCGCCGATATGCTGACCATGCGCGAGCATTGCCAAAAACCGCTCCGTGAAATCGCGTTTGCCTATATGGGCGATGCCCGCTTCAATATGGGTAATTCTCTGCTATTGGGTGGTGCTTTACTCGGCATGGATGTCCGCATCGGTGCCCCTCGCCACTTATGGCCGTCTGAACAACTAATTAAACAGGCGCATGAAATCGCCGAACAAAGTGGGGCACGCATATTATTAACCGATAACCCACAAGAAGCCGTTAAAGGTGTAGACTATATTCATACCGATGTATGGGTTTCTATGGGCGAACCGGAAAGCGTATGGAAAGAGCGTATCGAATTGCTCACCCCCTATCAAGTCAACGCTAAATTAATGGCCGATGCGGGCAACCCCAATGTTAAATTTATGCACTGCCTACCTGCATTCCATAACCGTGAAACCAAAATTGGCGAATGGATTTACCAAACGTTCGGCATGGACGGCGTTGAAGTGACCGAAGACGTGTTCGAAAGTAAAGCATCCGTAGTATTTGACCAAGCCGAAAACCGTATGCACACTATTAAAGCGGCATTGGTGTCACTACTTTCCTAA
- a CDS encoding methyltransferase has product MPIFIPTHHETTIEWRNESTQKPPQQAVYQQESNARSILKNAYAHTATVWTGDFHNAKQVLAAVKKQLRKSATKPITDIQTAFHTHRMRQAQNSRIVNMLAVEIGTGFSLDLPRAPIIADALTDVYGTPNDQPFLLPLNLLLGFIGAHEWHKKGVYIPALNTEIHVPFGVFSPLRGEYLDLIAQAPLPPNCQTAFDIGTGSGVIAALLARKGVPHITATDTNPRAIACAENNIRRLGFADAVRIENTDLFPQERADLIVCNPPWLPAKPTSAIESALYDPDNAMLKSFLNGVKSHLNEQGEAWLIMSDLAEHLHLRQPDFLAQCFQTASLSLIDVSHTTPKHRKAYDKEDPLAFARQQETTFLYRLKAV; this is encoded by the coding sequence ATGCCTATTTTTATTCCCACCCATCACGAAACAACCATCGAATGGCGTAACGAAAGCACGCAAAAACCACCGCAACAAGCGGTTTACCAACAAGAAAGCAATGCCCGTTCCATTCTGAAAAACGCCTATGCCCACACCGCAACGGTATGGACGGGCGACTTTCACAATGCCAAACAAGTATTGGCAGCCGTCAAAAAACAGCTTCGCAAATCGGCAACCAAACCCATCACCGATATTCAGACGGCCTTTCACACCCACCGTATGCGGCAGGCACAAAACAGCCGTATTGTGAATATGTTGGCGGTAGAAATCGGCACGGGTTTCAGTTTGGATTTACCGCGCGCGCCTATCATTGCCGATGCCTTAACCGACGTATACGGCACACCCAACGACCAACCTTTTTTATTACCACTAAACCTTTTGCTGGGTTTTATCGGCGCCCACGAATGGCATAAAAAAGGCGTCTATATTCCCGCTTTGAACACCGAAATCCATGTTCCTTTCGGTGTCTTCTCACCCTTACGCGGCGAATATCTCGACCTCATCGCACAAGCACCGCTACCGCCAAACTGCCAAACCGCTTTCGATATCGGCACCGGTTCGGGCGTTATCGCCGCCCTACTTGCCCGCAAAGGCGTACCGCATATTACCGCCACAGACACCAACCCACGCGCTATTGCCTGCGCCGAAAACAATATCCGCCGTCTTGGTTTTGCCGACGCCGTCCGCATAGAAAATACGGATTTATTTCCGCAAGAACGTGCCGATTTAATTGTCTGCAACCCGCCGTGGCTGCCCGCCAAGCCCACATCGGCCATCGAATCCGCACTATATGATCCTGACAACGCCATGCTGAAAAGCTTTCTGAATGGCGTTAAAAGCCATTTGAACGAACAAGGCGAAGCATGGCTGATTATGTCCGACCTAGCAGAACATCTGCATTTAAGACAACCCGATTTTTTAGCGCAATGTTTTCAGACGGCCTCATTAAGCCTTATCGACGTATCCCACACCACACCCAAACACCGCAAAGCCTATGACAAAGAAGACCCACTGGCTTTTGCACGACAACAAGAAACCACTTTCCTTTACCGTTTAAAGGCCGTCTGA
- a CDS encoding tyrosine recombinase XerC has protein sequence MQLAHFFDYQDSYLTSLQQQAKSAHTVAAYRRDLAQLQTLLPEHTYTEPTHRRHFTAALKKLSQMGISERSMARKLSVWRQYSSWLQQQGLLNHDPMSGLSAPKIPQRLPKAIEQEILNHLLDNDTDNEPLSVRDHAIFELIYGSGLRVGEIHRLDLDDILLNDGWVSVWGKGNKQRRVPLGRQSIAALQAYLPQRHAAEGEKALFTGRQGSRLGIRQIQIRLREWALRHGSPQHISPHMLRHSYASHLLQSAHDIRAVQELLGHSSLSTTQIYTTLDFDHLANVYDDAHPRAKRKKD, from the coding sequence ATGCAGCTTGCCCATTTTTTTGACTATCAAGATAGCTACCTCACCTCACTGCAACAACAGGCCAAGTCCGCGCATACCGTTGCAGCATACCGCCGCGACCTGGCACAACTGCAAACCTTGCTGCCCGAGCATACCTATACGGAACCGACACACCGCCGCCACTTTACCGCCGCCTTAAAAAAACTGTCGCAAATGGGCATAAGCGAAAGAAGCATGGCGCGAAAACTTTCTGTTTGGCGGCAATATAGTAGCTGGCTGCAACAACAAGGATTGCTGAATCATGATCCGATGAGTGGATTAAGCGCCCCCAAAATTCCCCAAAGACTGCCGAAAGCCATTGAGCAGGAAATCCTTAATCATTTATTGGACAACGACACCGATAACGAACCGCTATCGGTGCGCGACCATGCTATTTTCGAGCTGATATACGGCAGTGGTTTACGGGTCGGCGAAATACACCGGCTTGATTTGGATGATATTTTATTAAACGACGGTTGGGTTAGCGTATGGGGCAAAGGCAACAAACAACGCCGCGTTCCGCTTGGCCGCCAAAGTATTGCCGCGCTTCAAGCCTATCTGCCGCAACGCCATGCGGCAGAGGGTGAAAAAGCTTTATTTACAGGCCGCCAAGGCAGCCGCTTAGGTATCCGCCAAATTCAAATCCGCCTGCGTGAATGGGCTTTACGCCACGGCAGCCCACAACATATTTCCCCGCATATGCTGCGGCACAGCTACGCCAGCCATTTGTTACAATCCGCCCACGATATTCGGGCGGTACAAGAATTGCTCGGCCACAGCAGCTTATCCACCACCCAGATTTATACCACTTTGGATTTTGATCATTTGGCCAACGTATATGATGATGCCCACCCAAGGGCGAAGCGAAAAAAAGATTAG
- the tsaD gene encoding tRNA (adenosine(37)-N6)-threonylcarbamoyltransferase complex transferase subunit TsaD: MLVLGIESSCDETGVALYDTERGLLAHQLHTQMAMHAEYGGVVPELASRDHIRRLVPLTRGCMEEANVQYSDIDAVAFTQGPGLGGALLAGSSYANALAFSLNKPVIPVHHLEGHLLSPLLAEQQPEFPFIALLVSGGHSQFMAVRGIGDYTLLGESVDDAAGEAFDKTAKLLGLPYPGGAKLSQLAKLGSPDAFQFPRPMLHSDDLQMSFSGLKTAVLTAVQKVREEHNGEMPEQTRNDICRAFQDAVVDVLVAKAHKALLDTGFRTLVVAGGVGANWKLREALGRLKVQPKGKGRLKPAAEAVHVYFPPMEYCTDNGAMIAFAGAMRLQNQQEAGKFNVKPRWPLTDIVGR; this comes from the coding sequence ATGTTGGTATTGGGAATAGAATCTTCTTGTGATGAAACCGGTGTAGCGCTTTACGATACCGAACGCGGATTGTTAGCACACCAACTACACACACAAATGGCGATGCATGCCGAATACGGCGGTGTTGTGCCCGAGCTTGCCAGCCGCGATCATATCCGCCGGCTGGTACCGCTAACCCGTGGCTGCATGGAAGAGGCAAACGTTCAATATAGCGATATTGATGCCGTAGCTTTCACACAAGGCCCCGGCTTAGGCGGCGCACTACTGGCCGGTTCGAGCTATGCCAATGCACTGGCTTTTTCGCTCAACAAACCCGTTATTCCCGTCCATCATCTAGAAGGCCATCTACTGTCTCCGCTGCTTGCCGAACAACAACCCGAATTCCCCTTTATTGCCTTATTGGTATCCGGCGGACATTCCCAATTTATGGCAGTACGCGGTATCGGCGACTATACCCTACTCGGCGAGAGTGTCGACGATGCGGCCGGTGAAGCCTTTGACAAAACAGCCAAACTACTCGGTCTGCCCTACCCCGGCGGCGCCAAACTTTCACAACTGGCCAAACTCGGCTCACCGGATGCATTCCAATTTCCACGCCCGATGCTGCATTCCGACGATTTGCAAATGAGTTTTTCCGGCTTGAAAACAGCCGTACTCACCGCCGTGCAAAAAGTCCGCGAGGAGCACAACGGCGAGATGCCCGAACAAACTCGCAACGATATCTGCCGCGCATTCCAAGATGCCGTCGTGGATGTATTGGTTGCAAAAGCCCATAAAGCTCTTTTGGATACCGGTTTCCGTACCCTTGTGGTTGCCGGCGGCGTAGGCGCGAACTGGAAACTTCGTGAGGCATTAGGCCGTCTGAAAGTACAGCCCAAAGGCAAAGGCCGTCTGAAACCGGCAGCCGAAGCCGTTCATGTTTATTTTCCACCAATGGAATATTGCACCGATAACGGCGCCATGATTGCTTTTGCCGGCGCCATGCGTTTGCAAAACCAACAAGAAGCAGGCAAATTTAATGTTAAACCGCGCTGGCCGCTAACCGATATTGTCGGCCGTTGA
- a CDS encoding S24 family peptidase gives MDTFKDRLAFLWKDEAKQAKIAADIEMTIAGFSRIWHEGGLPKAETLKKIKQLKGCSIDWLLTGEGEPYPDAQKQPAHAEDTLGNPVDIDEFVFIPRYDIQAAAGHGRLVEDEKPLFTMAFRRYWVENYITRDTKNLSVISVKGDSMEGVLNDGDSILINHGETTPRDGLYVLRLNENLLVKRLQLMPGGIINVISANEAYPTFEINLNNMDEDIAIIGRVEWFGRNI, from the coding sequence ATGGATACTTTCAAAGACAGATTAGCTTTTCTTTGGAAAGACGAAGCCAAGCAGGCAAAAATTGCTGCCGATATTGAAATGACCATCGCAGGCTTTAGCCGGATTTGGCATGAAGGCGGCCTACCCAAAGCAGAAACCTTAAAAAAAATTAAGCAATTAAAAGGATGCAGCATAGATTGGCTGCTAACAGGGGAAGGCGAACCTTATCCCGATGCACAAAAACAACCTGCCCATGCGGAAGATACGCTCGGCAATCCGGTTGATATTGATGAATTTGTATTTATCCCCCGCTACGATATTCAGGCGGCCGCCGGGCACGGACGACTGGTAGAAGATGAAAAACCTTTGTTTACGATGGCTTTCCGACGGTATTGGGTAGAAAACTACATTACCCGCGACACCAAAAACCTTTCCGTGATTTCCGTAAAAGGCGATTCGATGGAAGGCGTACTCAACGATGGTGACTCTATTTTGATCAACCACGGCGAAACCACACCTCGCGACGGCTTGTATGTGTTGCGTTTAAATGAAAACCTATTAGTCAAACGTTTGCAATTAATGCCCGGCGGCATAATTAATGTAATTTCGGCAAATGAAGCTTATCCGACATTTGAAATTAATTTAAACAATATGGATGAAGATATTGCCATTATCGGCAGAGTAGAATGGTTTGGCAGAAATATCTGA
- the rraA gene encoding ribonuclease E activity regulator RraA: MSEKYDFATADLIDIAPDTPSCETQFRHFGRRYRFYGKIRTIRCHRDNGLVKKLMNSHSDGEVLVVDGGGDLYSALMGDMIAGAGAANGWAGAVIFGPIRDNEAINDMEFGVKALGSNPRKSAKDGAGEVDVPVSFGGITFTPGHYLYSDSDGILVSEQPLHKE; this comes from the coding sequence ATGAGTGAGAAATATGATTTTGCTACTGCCGATTTGATTGATATCGCACCAGATACACCTTCTTGCGAAACCCAATTCCGCCACTTCGGCCGCCGTTATCGCTTCTACGGCAAAATCCGTACCATTCGTTGCCATCGTGATAACGGTTTGGTGAAAAAATTAATGAACAGCCATTCCGACGGCGAGGTATTGGTGGTAGATGGCGGCGGTGATCTGTATAGCGCGCTGATGGGCGATATGATTGCGGGTGCCGGTGCGGCCAACGGTTGGGCAGGGGCGGTGATCTTCGGTCCGATTCGCGACAACGAAGCCATTAACGATATGGAATTCGGCGTGAAAGCATTGGGCAGCAATCCGCGTAAAAGTGCCAAAGACGGTGCGGGTGAGGTGGATGTGCCGGTTAGTTTCGGTGGCATTACCTTTACCCCGGGTCATTATCTATACAGCGATTCGGACGGTATTTTGGTATCGGAACAACCGCTTCATAAGGAATAA
- a CDS encoding OsmC family protein, translated as MQITSKWLDGSCFVATTESGHSVVMEGMAAEGHAKRGPSPMEMLLLGVAGCSSIDVVMIAEKQRQDIVDCQATVTAKRADTTPRVFTEIHIHFKVIGRDLKESAIEKAVQMSAEKYCSASIMLGKAAKITHSFEIAAA; from the coding sequence ATGCAGATAACATCAAAATGGTTGGACGGCAGTTGCTTTGTCGCGACAACCGAAAGTGGCCACAGTGTGGTGATGGAAGGCATGGCGGCTGAGGGGCATGCCAAACGCGGGCCCAGCCCGATGGAAATGCTGTTGCTCGGTGTGGCCGGTTGCTCCAGTATCGATGTGGTGATGATTGCCGAGAAACAGCGGCAGGATATTGTCGATTGTCAAGCTACGGTAACGGCAAAGCGTGCCGACACGACACCGCGCGTGTTTACTGAGATTCATATCCACTTTAAAGTGATTGGCCGCGATTTGAAAGAAAGTGCAATTGAAAAAGCAGTACAGATGTCGGCCGAAAAATATTGCTCGGCTTCGATTATGTTGGGCAAGGCTGCTAAAATAACACATAGTTTTGAAATTGCCGCCGCTTGA
- a CDS encoding GntR family transcriptional regulator, whose product MSETLDYLTEAPTISSILEERHDSELFRVYAEILDGITDHKLRPGHKLTESDLCRRMMCSRSTVRSALSLLAHDKIVDLQPNRGAFVHVPDAKETQDVFKMRVALEETIINMLLDEPDLEECTRPLYELIEREEAAFNRSDRVSWNRLSNAFHVELARLLDNDVLLGIVNRLCARSSLIIAVFDAPKDRLRHTYCEHREILDYLVAGKGTKARNLMRKHLGECQARLLRKFEDEI is encoded by the coding sequence ATGAGTGAAACCCTAGATTATTTGACTGAAGCGCCTACCATTTCATCGATACTTGAAGAGCGCCATGATTCCGAGCTTTTCCGTGTGTATGCGGAAATTCTCGACGGTATTACCGATCATAAGCTTCGTCCCGGACACAAACTGACTGAGTCTGATTTATGTCGCCGGATGATGTGTTCCCGCAGCACGGTACGCAGTGCGCTGTCTTTATTGGCACACGATAAAATTGTGGATTTGCAGCCTAATAGAGGGGCTTTTGTGCATGTGCCCGATGCCAAAGAAACACAAGATGTGTTTAAAATGCGGGTAGCATTGGAAGAAACCATTATCAATATGCTGTTAGACGAGCCCGACTTGGAAGAGTGTACCCGCCCGCTTTATGAATTGATAGAGCGGGAAGAGGCCGCCTTCAACCGTTCCGACCGTGTGAGTTGGAACCGTTTGTCTAATGCCTTTCATGTTGAATTGGCGCGGTTATTGGATAACGATGTATTGTTGGGTATTGTAAACCGCTTATGCGCACGTTCGTCTTTGATTATCGCCGTGTTTGACGCACCGAAAGACCGCCTGCGTCATACTTATTGCGAACACCGCGAAATTCTCGATTATTTGGTAGCGGGCAAAGGCACCAAAGCGCGTAATCTGATGCGCAAACATTTGGGGGAGTGTCAGGCCAGATTGCTGCGTAAATTTGAGGATGAAATATAA
- the rpoD gene encoding RNA polymerase sigma factor RpoD, with product MSNQNTDNRDNEYEEQDDSRPLTLEEQRARLRQLIIMGKERGYITYSEINDALPDDMSDAEQIDNIVSMIAGLGIQVTEQAPDAEEMLMSDNTAAITDDDAVAEAEAALSSVDSEFGRTTDPVRMYMREMGQVDLLTREDEIIIAKKIENALKNMVQAISACPGSIAEILELIQRIREDEIKVDEVVEAIIDPNEVLLNELGLGHLETASSSSTADSNVSDDDDSDDSDDDSDDEEEEESAEAIAATNLAELRQKVLDHFDLIQADYDKMIAALSKHDSRHEDYLKYRDAIASKLLEVRFGTRQIESLSNSLREKVDNIRKMEREIRDICLDRVHMDRDYFIHYFLPQITNLNWVEEEIAKGKVWSDALDRFRHAIVEKQTALAEMETETRISIEELKEINKNMVISEKETAAAKQEMIQANLRLVISIAKKYTNRGLQFLDLIQEGNIGLMKAVDKFEYRRGYKFSTYATWWIRQAITRSIADQARTIRIPVHMIETINKMNRISRQYLQENGEDPDSAKLAELMEMPEDKIRKIMKIAKEPISMETPIGDDDDSHLGDFIEDLNNIAPADAAMYSSLHEVTKEVLESLTPREAKVLRMRFGIDMNTDHTLEEVGKQFDVTRERIRQIEAKALRKLRHPTRSDRLKSFLDSEENKQP from the coding sequence ATGTCTAACCAAAATACTGATAACCGCGATAACGAATATGAAGAGCAAGACGATTCCCGCCCGCTGACCCTCGAAGAACAGCGGGCCCGTTTACGTCAGCTCATTATTATGGGTAAAGAGCGCGGCTATATTACCTATTCAGAAATTAACGATGCCTTACCCGACGATATGTCGGATGCCGAACAAATCGACAATATTGTCAGCATGATTGCCGGCTTGGGCATCCAAGTGACCGAACAGGCGCCCGATGCTGAAGAAATGCTGATGAGCGACAACACCGCCGCCATTACCGACGACGATGCCGTTGCCGAAGCCGAAGCCGCCTTATCCAGCGTAGACAGCGAATTCGGCCGCACCACCGACCCCGTGCGTATGTATATGCGCGAAATGGGACAGGTTGACCTGCTCACGCGCGAAGACGAAATCATTATCGCCAAAAAAATCGAAAATGCCCTGAAAAACATGGTTCAGGCCATTTCCGCCTGCCCGGGATCAATTGCCGAAATCCTCGAACTCATCCAACGCATCCGTGAAGATGAAATCAAGGTTGACGAAGTGGTCGAAGCCATTATTGATCCTAATGAAGTTTTACTGAATGAATTGGGATTAGGACACTTGGAAACCGCGTCGTCCTCCTCAACTGCCGACAGCAATGTTTCCGATGATGACGATAGCGACGACAGCGATGATGACAGCGACGATGAAGAGGAAGAAGAAAGCGCCGAAGCCATCGCCGCAACCAATCTTGCCGAATTAAGGCAAAAAGTATTGGATCACTTTGACCTTATCCAAGCAGACTACGACAAAATGATTGCCGCACTGTCCAAACACGACAGCCGCCATGAAGACTACCTCAAATACCGCGATGCCATTGCATCCAAACTATTGGAAGTACGCTTCGGCACACGCCAAATCGAAAGCCTGAGCAACAGCCTGCGTGAAAAAGTGGACAATATCCGCAAAATGGAGCGTGAAATACGTGATATCTGCTTAGACCGCGTCCACATGGATAGAGACTATTTCATCCACTACTTCTTACCGCAAATCACCAATCTAAATTGGGTTGAAGAAGAAATTGCCAAAGGCAAAGTATGGAGCGATGCTCTCGACCGTTTCCGCCATGCCATTGTTGAAAAACAAACCGCACTTGCCGAAATGGAAACTGAAACCCGCATTTCCATTGAAGAACTGAAAGAAATCAATAAAAACATGGTCATCAGCGAAAAAGAAACCGCTGCTGCCAAACAAGAAATGATTCAGGCCAACCTGCGTCTGGTAATTTCTATTGCCAAGAAATACACCAACCGCGGCCTGCAATTCCTAGACTTGATTCAAGAAGGCAATATCGGCCTGATGAAAGCGGTAGATAAATTCGAATACCGCCGCGGCTATAAGTTTTCAACCTATGCCACTTGGTGGATACGCCAAGCCATTACCCGCTCGATTGCCGACCAAGCACGTACCATCCGTATTCCGGTTCACATGATTGAAACCATCAATAAAATGAACCGTATTTCGCGCCAGTATCTGCAAGAAAACGGAGAGGATCCCGATTCTGCCAAATTGGCCGAACTGATGGAAATGCCCGAAGATAAAATCCGCAAAATCATGAAAATCGCTAAAGAGCCGATTTCGATGGAAACCCCTATCGGCGATGACGACGATTCGCATTTGGGCGACTTTATCGAAGACCTCAACAATATTGCGCCGGCAGATGCCGCGATGTATTCCAGCCTGCACGAAGTAACCAAAGAAGTGCTGGAAAGCCTAACACCGCGTGAAGCCAAAGTATTGCGTATGCGCTTCGGTATTGATATGAATACCGACCACACGCTTGAGGAAGTTGGCAAACAGTTCGACGTAACCCGCGAACGTATTCGCCAAATCGAAGCCAAAGCCTTGCGCAAACTTCGCCATCCGACCCGAAGCGACCGCCTGAAAAGCTTCTTAGACAGCGAAGAAAACAAACAGCCCTAA
- the dnaG gene encoding DNA primase, with amino-acid sequence MIPSEFIDELLAKVDIVDIIDEHVPLKKGGANYMACCPFHKEKSPSFSVSPQKQFYHCFGCGAHGSAIGFIMEYQGLSFTEAVQYLADRVGMTVPRTAGRQENPQERAERKKKQQTLEETTEAAAVFYAGRLKQDTRANQYLAKRGLSAEIIEHYGLGYAPDSWQPLAQVFQPYPNTPLVESGMVIEKDGKYYDRFRDRIMFPIRNQRGQVIGFGGRVLDKGEPKYLNSPETPLFDKGKNLYGLHEGRAAIKDAQRILVVEGYMDVVALAQFGIGYSVAALGTATTADHVKILMRQTDSIYFCFDGDRAGRKAAWRALENSLPQLKDDKALHFLFLPEEHDPDSYIRAYGKAQFEDALLNQSKPLSAYFWDALSDGLNLNTQEGKAELIKTSSPLLAQIKAPALAFLLKQQLSELVGIDSENLARLLGEEIPKRQAKQKSYKLPKETFKQPKMSTLAERQIRSLLINPSWAAYIEIPEYLTLTGDFACLANLAEMIKNQPKIPGSAQILEHMRGTPYESTVNRIFQNAMKEPEALESDSAEDCENFRIGMKKLLNELKYAQIEILKEKNQHGSLSESEKKLLLVLLTPAKP; translated from the coding sequence ATGATACCCAGTGAATTTATAGACGAACTGCTGGCTAAAGTCGATATCGTCGATATTATCGACGAACATGTTCCGCTCAAAAAAGGCGGTGCAAACTATATGGCTTGCTGCCCTTTTCACAAAGAAAAGTCACCGTCTTTTTCGGTAAGCCCGCAAAAACAGTTTTACCACTGTTTCGGTTGCGGTGCCCACGGTTCGGCTATTGGTTTCATTATGGAATATCAGGGTTTGAGTTTTACCGAAGCCGTACAATATTTGGCCGACCGTGTCGGCATGACCGTACCGCGTACCGCCGGCCGACAGGAAAACCCGCAAGAGCGGGCGGAACGCAAAAAGAAACAGCAAACACTGGAAGAAACCACCGAAGCCGCCGCAGTTTTCTATGCAGGCCGTCTGAAACAAGATACACGCGCAAACCAATATTTGGCAAAACGCGGATTAAGTGCGGAAATTATCGAGCATTACGGCTTGGGCTACGCGCCCGACAGTTGGCAGCCTTTGGCACAAGTTTTCCAGCCGTACCCCAACACGCCGTTAGTCGAAAGCGGCATGGTGATTGAAAAAGACGGCAAATATTACGACCGTTTCCGCGACCGTATTATGTTCCCTATCCGAAACCAACGCGGACAAGTCATCGGTTTTGGTGGGCGGGTATTGGATAAAGGCGAGCCCAAATACCTTAATTCACCTGAAACCCCCTTGTTTGATAAAGGCAAAAACCTCTACGGCCTACACGAAGGCCGTGCCGCCATTAAAGACGCCCAACGCATTTTAGTGGTCGAAGGTTATATGGACGTGGTCGCACTGGCGCAATTCGGCATTGGATACAGCGTTGCCGCACTCGGCACGGCCACCACCGCCGATCACGTTAAAATATTGATGCGCCAAACCGACAGCATTTATTTCTGTTTCGACGGCGACCGTGCCGGGCGCAAAGCCGCATGGCGGGCACTGGAAAACTCCCTGCCCCAACTCAAAGACGATAAAGCCCTGCATTTTTTATTTCTACCCGAAGAGCACGACCCCGACAGCTATATACGCGCCTACGGCAAAGCACAATTTGAAGATGCCCTGTTAAACCAAAGCAAGCCTTTATCAGCCTATTTTTGGGATGCTCTTTCAGACGGCCTCAACCTAAACACACAAGAAGGTAAAGCAGAATTAATCAAAACCAGCTCCCCCTTATTGGCACAAATCAAAGCCCCTGCTTTGGCTTTTCTGCTCAAACAACAATTAAGCGAACTGGTCGGCATTGATTCTGAAAACTTGGCACGTTTATTAGGTGAAGAAATACCGAAACGCCAAGCCAAACAAAAAAGCTACAAACTGCCGAAAGAAACCTTTAAACAACCGAAAATGTCTACATTGGCAGAAAGACAGATACGAAGCCTCTTGATAAATCCGTCATGGGCAGCATATATAGAAATACCCGAATATCTGACCCTAACCGGTGATTTTGCCTGTTTGGCCAATCTTGCCGAAATGATTAAAAACCAGCCGAAGATACCGGGTAGTGCACAAATTTTAGAACACATGCGCGGTACGCCCTATGAAAGCACTGTTAACCGCATCTTCCAAAATGCCATGAAAGAGCCGGAGGCATTAGAGAGCGATAGTGCGGAAGATTGTGAAAATTTCAGAATCGGCATGAAAAAGTTGTTAAATGAGTTAAAATACGCCCAAATTGAAATTTTAAAAGAAAAAAACCAGCATGGTAGTCTGAGCGAAAGTGAAAAAAAACTACTGCTGGTTTTACTAACACCGGCCAAACCCTAA
- a CDS encoding GatB/YqeY domain-containing protein, which translates to MSLKAQLTEDMKAAMRAKESVKLSTIRLINAAIKQFEVDERTEADDTKVIAIITKMVKQRNDSAKIYTEAGRADLADKENAEIEVLKHYLPQMMSEDEIRAAVTSAVAETGASGMSDMGKVMGLLKTRLAGKADMGQVNKILKAVLTA; encoded by the coding sequence ATGAGCCTGAAAGCACAATTAACCGAAGATATGAAAGCAGCAATGCGCGCCAAAGAGAGTGTCAAACTTTCCACCATCCGCCTGATTAATGCTGCCATCAAACAATTTGAAGTTGACGAACGTACCGAAGCGGACGACACCAAAGTGATTGCCATTATTACCAAAATGGTCAAACAGCGGAATGACAGCGCAAAAATTTATACCGAAGCCGGCAGAGCCGATCTGGCGGATAAAGAAAATGCCGAAATCGAAGTATTGAAACACTATTTGCCGCAAATGATGTCGGAAGACGAAATCCGTGCCGCCGTCACTTCGGCAGTAGCCGAAACCGGCGCTTCAGGCATGTCGGATATGGGCAAAGTAATGGGCCTACTCAAAACCCGCTTGGCAGGTAAAGCCGATATGGGGCAAGTTAATAAAATCCTCAAAGCCGTGCTAACTGCCTGA